A region of Candidatus Paceibacterota bacterium DNA encodes the following proteins:
- the ychF gene encoding redox-regulated ATPase YchF: protein MSLSIGIVGLPNVGKSTLFNALTKRSVPAENFPFCTIDPSVGVVAVPDQRLNRLTELSHSKKTIPTAIEFVDIAGLVRGAAAGEGLGNKFLSNIREVDAIAHVVRLFEDADITHVHGGIEPVDDIEVINLELILADMQTVGKRLESVERESKRGEKSALFEQGTLRKIAQTLEAGELARQAELDEKEAEVVKGLHLLTMKPILYVLNKKANALNIDEENNERWRCLVDFVERSGAQYVVVDAGIEQELKDVSEDDRAEFLREFGVVEDGISNFIRASYTLLDLVTFFTTGEDETRAWTVKRDSSAPEAGAAIHTDFRDKFIRADVVAYNKLIEAGSYASAREKGWVGTEGKQYIVEDGDVIEFRI, encoded by the coding sequence ATGTCACTCTCTATTGGTATCGTTGGCTTGCCAAATGTGGGCAAGTCAACATTGTTTAATGCACTCACTAAGCGCTCAGTGCCGGCGGAGAATTTCCCTTTTTGCACCATCGACCCGTCGGTTGGTGTTGTCGCGGTGCCTGACCAGCGCCTTAATCGTCTTACCGAACTCTCACACTCAAAAAAGACCATTCCAACCGCGATTGAATTTGTCGATATTGCAGGTCTTGTGAGGGGGGCCGCTGCCGGTGAGGGGCTTGGCAATAAGTTCCTCTCGAATATCCGCGAAGTGGACGCGATTGCGCATGTCGTGCGTCTCTTTGAAGACGCCGATATTACCCACGTGCACGGCGGTATCGAGCCGGTTGACGATATTGAGGTCATTAACCTTGAGCTTATCCTTGCTGATATGCAGACAGTCGGGAAACGACTGGAGTCTGTTGAGCGTGAATCGAAGCGCGGCGAGAAGAGCGCGCTCTTTGAGCAAGGGACACTTAGAAAGATTGCACAAACACTCGAGGCGGGAGAGTTGGCACGACAGGCTGAGCTTGATGAAAAAGAAGCTGAGGTAGTGAAGGGGCTTCACTTACTCACCATGAAGCCGATACTCTATGTTCTCAACAAAAAAGCGAACGCGCTTAATATTGATGAGGAAAATAATGAAAGATGGCGGTGTCTGGTGGACTTTGTCGAGCGCTCGGGTGCGCAATATGTTGTGGTGGACGCTGGTATCGAGCAAGAGCTCAAGGATGTCTCAGAGGATGATCGGGCTGAGTTCTTGCGAGAGTTTGGTGTGGTTGAGGATGGTATCTCGAACTTTATTCGTGCGAGCTACACACTACTTGACCTTGTCACGTTCTTCACCACCGGCGAAGACGAAACGCGAGCCTGGACAGTGAAGCGTGACAGCTCAGCACCGGAGGCGGGTGCGGCTATTCACACCGATTTTCGCGATAAGTTCATTCGTGCTGATGTGGTGGCATACAACAAACTTATAGAAGCCGGATCCTATGCGTCAGCTCGTGAGAAAGGCTGGGTAGGTACTGAAGGGAAGCAGTATATTGTCGAGGATGGCGATGTGATTGAGTTTCGCATTTAA
- a CDS encoding DUF5671 domain-containing protein, producing MNETQAKVTPKDFFLWVGAIVTLYISAVSLLTLIFQYIDRLFEDKLDTYVDPYSGVIRFAIASLIIIFPLYLYFTRTLNNDMRKNPEKKELWVRRWLLYFTLFVAGATIVVDLIVLINTYLGGEELTIGFLLKILSIIVVIGGTFLYYWNDLKGVWEHNESLSKNVGAFVSLCVLGVIVSGFFIMGSPQTQRLMRFDQERVRDLNSVQWQIVNFYQQKERLPESLSELEDPLTGFVIPTDPETKDAYGYIPGDELTFSLCANFKTESRDYVESSEYSVVHIGLMYDRGDEYWKHGIGEECFMRTIDPDKFPLIKELR from the coding sequence ATGAATGAGACACAAGCCAAAGTGACGCCAAAAGATTTCTTTCTCTGGGTGGGAGCTATCGTCACGCTTTATATAAGTGCGGTGAGTTTACTCACGCTCATCTTCCAGTATATCGATAGGTTATTTGAGGATAAGCTTGATACCTATGTTGATCCGTACTCTGGCGTCATTCGCTTTGCGATTGCATCTCTTATTATCATCTTTCCGCTTTACCTCTACTTCACACGGACCCTCAACAACGACATGCGCAAAAACCCCGAGAAAAAGGAACTCTGGGTGCGTAGATGGTTGCTCTACTTCACGCTCTTTGTGGCCGGGGCGACGATTGTTGTCGACCTTATTGTGCTCATCAATACCTATCTCGGTGGTGAAGAGCTAACGATAGGATTCCTTCTTAAAATACTTTCAATCATTGTGGTGATTGGCGGTACTTTCCTCTACTACTGGAATGACCTCAAGGGAGTGTGGGAGCACAATGAAAGTCTCTCAAAAAACGTTGGGGCTTTTGTATCGCTCTGTGTGCTCGGAGTAATTGTTTCTGGATTCTTTATCATGGGCTCACCACAGACACAGCGTCTTATGCGCTTTGATCAGGAGCGTGTAAGGGACCTCAATTCGGTCCAGTGGCAGATCGTGAATTTCTATCAGCAAAAAGAACGTTTGCCTGAGTCTCTAAGTGAACTTGAGGATCCACTTACCGGTTTTGTCATTCCGACTGACCCGGAGACCAAGGATGCGTATGGATATATACCCGGTGACGAACTCACTTTCTCGCTCTGTGCAAACTTCAAGACTGAGAGTAGAGATTATGTTGAGTCGTCTGAGTATTCAGTGGTTCATATTGGTCTTATGTACGATCGAGGTGACGAGTATTGGAAGCACGGAATTGGTGAGGAGTGCTTTATGCGCACCATTGATCCAGACAAATTTCCTCTTATTAAAGAGTTGCGCTAG
- a CDS encoding class I tRNA ligase family protein, with product MHAIVYYPKEEKYLALKWKKFDWITFPMGGVEEGESVEDAARREVAEETGFTNLKLVKVLPNRARAEYFAAHKDENRIAYTSAVVFELMSEDRVPIDETEQEQHEIIWLNESMLNYENMTHAEIGEWQRQLAGVEMYSGHGVLVDSGDFSGMNSEEAKEAITKKVGGEMTVTYRLQDWVFSRQRYWGEPIPIIHCETCGAVPVPEEDLPVLLPDVEHYEPTGTGESPLANIEGWVNTTCPSCGGAGTRETNTMPQWAGSSWYYLRFMDPHNDHALVEKGVEKYWGQVDVYVGGVEHATRHLIYARFWHKFLYDIGVVSTKEPFKRLYTVGLIQAEDGRKMSKRWGNVINPDDIVERVGADTLRVYEMFMGPFGNSIAWSTDNTIGSRRFIERIWKLKEKIGTGSVPETVFHKTIQKVGSDIATFNFNTAISQMMICANCAEEEGLTEDQYKTLLVLFAPFAPHVTEELWHQLGEKDSIHLESWPQYDQEKLVSDIASVVVQINGKTRGVAEVATGALEADVLNQVRADKAFARWLGEGELKKVVYVKDKLINLVI from the coding sequence GTGCATGCAATCGTGTATTACCCAAAAGAAGAGAAGTACCTTGCGTTGAAATGGAAGAAGTTTGATTGGATCACTTTCCCGATGGGCGGGGTTGAGGAGGGAGAGAGTGTTGAGGATGCTGCGCGGCGCGAGGTTGCCGAGGAGACCGGGTTCACGAACCTCAAGCTTGTAAAGGTGCTTCCAAATCGCGCGCGCGCGGAGTATTTTGCGGCCCATAAAGACGAGAATCGAATTGCATACACTTCTGCGGTCGTGTTTGAACTTATGAGCGAAGATCGCGTTCCCATAGATGAGACCGAGCAAGAACAACACGAAATAATATGGCTCAACGAATCGATGCTCAACTACGAGAACATGACACATGCAGAGATTGGTGAATGGCAGCGGCAACTTGCCGGGGTTGAGATGTACTCCGGTCATGGTGTGCTTGTTGATTCAGGTGATTTTTCTGGCATGAACTCAGAGGAGGCAAAAGAAGCAATCACCAAAAAGGTTGGTGGTGAGATGACGGTTACGTATCGACTTCAAGACTGGGTCTTCTCGCGACAGCGATACTGGGGGGAGCCGATCCCGATTATTCATTGTGAGACGTGTGGTGCGGTCCCGGTTCCTGAAGAAGATCTTCCGGTGCTTCTTCCCGATGTTGAGCACTATGAGCCAACCGGCACAGGGGAGTCGCCACTTGCAAATATTGAAGGGTGGGTGAATACAACCTGTCCATCGTGTGGTGGCGCGGGAACGCGCGAGACCAACACAATGCCGCAGTGGGCGGGGTCCTCTTGGTATTACTTGAGGTTTATGGACCCGCACAATGACCATGCACTCGTAGAGAAAGGCGTGGAGAAGTACTGGGGGCAGGTCGATGTCTATGTTGGAGGGGTTGAACATGCAACACGGCACCTTATTTATGCTCGCTTTTGGCACAAGTTTCTCTACGACATTGGAGTTGTCTCAACCAAAGAGCCATTCAAGCGTCTCTACACTGTCGGTCTGATCCAGGCCGAAGATGGGAGGAAGATGAGCAAGCGATGGGGGAATGTGATCAACCCGGACGACATCGTCGAGAGAGTTGGTGCTGACACGCTTCGTGTATATGAGATGTTTATGGGGCCGTTTGGCAACTCGATCGCGTGGAGTACCGACAACACGATCGGCTCACGTCGGTTCATTGAACGCATATGGAAGCTCAAGGAAAAGATCGGTACCGGATCAGTTCCTGAGACTGTCTTCCATAAGACGATCCAGAAGGTGGGGTCTGATATTGCCACATTTAATTTCAATACTGCAATTTCGCAGATGATGATTTGTGCGAACTGTGCTGAAGAAGAAGGACTTACTGAAGATCAATACAAGACACTTCTCGTACTCTTTGCGCCGTTTGCACCCCATGTTACTGAAGAGCTCTGGCATCAACTTGGTGAGAAAGACTCAATACATCTCGAATCTTGGCCGCAGTATGACCAGGAGAAACTGGTCTCTGATATAGCTTCAGTGGTGGTACAGATAAACGGGAAGACACGTGGAGTGGCTGAAGTCGCTACTGGAGCTCTTGAAGCAGATGTTCTCAATCAGGTGCGAGCAGACAAAGCGTTCGCACGCTGGCTTGGGGAGGGAGAATTAAAGAAGGTCGTCTATGTCAAAGATAAGTTGATAAACTTAGTTATTTGA
- the mltG gene encoding endolytic transglycosylase MltG, whose product MRAFSQFQRSSLNVISWCGGFLFGTSARRTATSLVLLCVLIVYVGLITAPRNFPSGHIVTIERGTTLEGIAQQLKERDVIRSPLLFRSTVILLGGEKRAHAGDYFFERPEGVFRVAYRIALGQFGLEPIVVRIPEGASATLVAEQLSGSLDTFDADLFLAYAQADEGYLFPDTYHFLPNISEQDVYRTMRENFNRRIAILTEEIEMFGKPLDEVVTMASIIELEGDDLETKRKIASALWNRIKIGMALQVDASFVYLLGKGTAELSLSDLAIDSPYNTYTNTGFPPTPIANPGLDSLRAAVTPAETNYLYYLADEDGTTHFSETFEEHKSKKERYLP is encoded by the coding sequence ATGCGTGCATTTTCACAATTTCAAAGATCTTCTCTCAACGTCATCTCTTGGTGTGGTGGTTTCTTGTTTGGGACATCTGCTCGGCGCACAGCAACATCCTTGGTCCTTCTTTGTGTGTTGATTGTCTATGTAGGGCTGATTACTGCGCCACGCAATTTTCCTTCGGGACACATTGTGACCATTGAGCGCGGTACAACCCTTGAAGGGATCGCACAGCAGTTAAAAGAGCGTGATGTCATACGTTCTCCACTCCTCTTTAGGAGTACGGTGATTCTGCTTGGTGGCGAAAAACGAGCGCATGCCGGAGACTATTTTTTCGAGAGGCCTGAAGGAGTCTTTCGGGTTGCGTACCGAATTGCACTCGGGCAGTTCGGCCTTGAACCGATTGTCGTCCGCATACCCGAAGGAGCGTCGGCAACCTTGGTTGCCGAACAACTTAGCGGGTCTCTTGACACCTTCGACGCAGATCTGTTTCTCGCATACGCACAGGCTGACGAGGGGTATCTCTTCCCCGACACGTATCACTTCTTGCCGAACATTAGTGAGCAAGATGTATATCGCACAATGAGAGAGAATTTCAATCGGCGTATTGCCATCCTTACTGAGGAGATAGAGATGTTTGGCAAACCACTGGATGAGGTAGTTACCATGGCATCAATCATCGAGCTTGAGGGGGATGACCTTGAGACAAAGCGAAAGATCGCGAGCGCTCTCTGGAACCGTATTAAAATCGGGATGGCACTGCAAGTTGACGCTTCATTTGTCTACCTATTAGGAAAGGGGACAGCCGAGCTCTCTCTCTCGGACCTTGCGATTGACTCACCATACAACACTTACACGAACACAGGGTTCCCACCGACACCAATTGCAAACCCGGGGCTTGATTCACTTCGCGCAGCAGTAACTCCAGCAGAGACTAATTACCTCTACTACCTTGCCGATGAAGACGGAACAACTCATTTTAGTGAGACTTTTGAAGAACATAAATCCAAGAAAGAGCGTTACTTACCGTAG
- the mnmA gene encoding tRNA 2-thiouridine(34) synthase MnmA, producing the protein MKKGKGRVFVGVSGGVDSSVSAALLKKAGYDVVGVFIKVWHPDFLPCNWERERMDAMRVCVRLGIPFCTFDAEAEYKEFVAEYLIQEYRRGRTPNPDVMCNKHVKFGSFLNFARERGADFIATGHYARVDERGGSYRLLQGVDKEKDQSYFLWTLSQDELKHVRFPIGEYTKPEVRKLAKKFGLSTAEKKDSQGICFLGPVDMEEFLSHYIDTKPGEVITQDGTVVGRHHGALIYTIGQRHGFEITEADTERKPYYVVEKRILDNILVVSHNPNDPQFNKKDVVLENSHWVAGAPEAGREYTARFRHRGELYPCTVKGDTVNFREPQNGLARGQSLVIYDKEECVGGGVISW; encoded by the coding sequence ATGAAGAAAGGAAAAGGGCGAGTATTTGTCGGTGTCTCTGGGGGTGTAGACTCTTCGGTGTCTGCTGCCCTTCTCAAGAAAGCCGGATATGATGTGGTTGGTGTGTTCATTAAGGTATGGCACCCAGATTTCTTACCGTGCAATTGGGAGCGTGAGCGAATGGACGCGATGCGGGTGTGCGTACGGCTTGGTATACCTTTCTGTACCTTCGACGCGGAAGCTGAATACAAAGAATTTGTTGCTGAGTATTTAATTCAAGAATACCGCAGAGGACGGACACCAAACCCGGACGTGATGTGTAATAAACACGTGAAGTTTGGGAGTTTTCTTAATTTTGCGCGAGAAAGAGGAGCTGACTTTATCGCAACCGGACACTATGCGCGTGTCGATGAACGGGGTGGCTCCTATCGACTCCTTCAGGGAGTCGATAAAGAGAAAGATCAATCGTATTTCCTCTGGACACTCTCACAAGACGAACTCAAACACGTACGTTTTCCTATTGGTGAATATACAAAACCGGAAGTACGCAAACTTGCAAAGAAGTTCGGACTCTCGACTGCTGAGAAGAAAGATAGTCAAGGCATTTGTTTCCTTGGCCCAGTCGATATGGAGGAATTTCTCTCACATTATATCGATACAAAACCTGGTGAGGTGATTACACAGGACGGCACGGTTGTGGGTAGACATCATGGTGCGTTGATTTATACCATTGGGCAACGACACGGCTTCGAGATAACGGAAGCAGATACTGAGCGTAAGCCGTACTATGTGGTTGAAAAGCGTATCCTCGACAATATACTCGTGGTCTCGCACAATCCAAACGACCCACAATTTAATAAAAAGGATGTAGTGCTTGAGAATAGTCATTGGGTCGCCGGTGCGCCGGAGGCAGGAAGGGAATACACAGCACGCTTCAGGCATCGCGGAGAGTTATACCCATGCACGGTGAAAGGAGACACCGTGAATTTCAGGGAACCGCAGAACGGACTTGCGCGTGGTCAGTCGCTTGTCATATACGACAAGGAAGAGTGTGTTGGTGGTGGTGTGATCTCTTGGTAG
- a CDS encoding ATP cone domain-containing protein produces the protein MEKEVLIKKTDGSMEPFQSGKLRRSLRRAGASDEHVEEIVAEVLGMLESRMSTTQIYKKAHSLLRKKEACTVTARYSLKRAVFALGPSGFPFEAFIGELYQAEGYRVSNNDILEGRCVSHETDMLATSDNKTIAAEIKFHNRLGIKTDLKAALYVKARFDDLVGVYDKKLDVTISEGVLITNTKFTSNAERYGTCAGLSMISWSYPHKDGNLHARIIGAGLHPVTCLPSISSREKRILLEHNLVLCRDIKEHSGELVRYGISEKKIPVLLEEASTLCQSCEKV, from the coding sequence ATGGAGAAAGAAGTACTCATCAAGAAGACTGACGGGAGCATGGAGCCGTTTCAGAGCGGCAAGCTTCGGCGCTCGCTTCGGCGCGCCGGCGCGAGTGACGAGCATGTTGAGGAGATCGTCGCTGAGGTGCTCGGTATGCTTGAGTCGAGGATGAGCACGACACAGATTTACAAGAAAGCTCATTCTTTGCTCCGTAAAAAAGAGGCGTGCACAGTAACGGCGAGGTATTCGTTGAAAAGAGCAGTCTTCGCACTCGGGCCAAGTGGTTTCCCATTTGAGGCATTCATCGGTGAGTTGTATCAAGCAGAAGGATATCGTGTGAGTAACAACGATATTCTTGAAGGTCGCTGTGTATCACACGAGACTGATATGCTTGCCACTTCAGACAACAAGACCATTGCCGCGGAAATAAAATTTCACAATCGCCTGGGGATTAAGACCGACCTTAAAGCTGCTCTTTACGTAAAAGCGCGATTCGATGACCTTGTTGGTGTCTACGATAAGAAGCTGGATGTGACGATTAGTGAAGGGGTGCTTATCACCAATACGAAGTTTACAAGTAACGCCGAGCGTTACGGAACATGTGCCGGACTCTCGATGATATCATGGAGTTATCCGCATAAAGATGGCAATCTGCACGCGAGGATCATTGGTGCCGGTCTCCATCCGGTAACTTGCCTCCCGTCTATCTCAAGCAGGGAGAAGCGAATCTTGCTTGAGCACAACCTTGTCTTGTGTCGTGACATAAAAGAACACTCGGGCGAGTTGGTCAGATACGGTATCTCAGAGAAAAAAATACCCGTACTCCTTGAGGAGGCGTCAACCTTGTGTCAGTCCTGCGAGAAAGTGTAG
- a CDS encoding MgtC/SapB family protein codes for MEPIFFSSTFIIFGKILLAVVLGVLLGTERSVFANKRAGMRTYALVSLAACLFAVISVQVTSQYLGLVTFDPMRVAAGIITGIGFLGTGLIIFHDNKLQGLTTAAGLWVAAGIGLAVAYELYAVAIFTTIITVLIFSLLWNLEEWFGRIADTHRRVRLEREQQKGEPRV; via the coding sequence ATGGAGCCGATATTCTTTAGCTCAACCTTTATCATCTTCGGGAAGATCCTTCTTGCGGTCGTTCTTGGTGTGCTTTTAGGGACTGAGCGCTCAGTCTTTGCGAACAAACGTGCAGGTATGCGCACGTACGCGCTTGTTTCGCTCGCAGCATGTCTCTTTGCAGTTATCTCAGTCCAGGTAACTTCGCAGTATCTTGGGCTCGTTACTTTCGACCCAATGCGTGTTGCTGCGGGGATCATCACTGGTATCGGTTTCCTTGGCACCGGACTTATCATTTTCCATGACAACAAGCTCCAAGGGCTTACCACGGCCGCCGGGCTCTGGGTCGCGGCGGGTATCGGTCTTGCGGTCGCCTATGAGCTCTATGCGGTTGCGATCTTCACGACAATCATCACTGTTCTCATCTTCTCGCTCCTCTGGAATCTTGAGGAGTGGTTTGGTCGTATCGCTGATACGCACCGACGTGTACGCCTTGAGCGCGAGCAACAAAAAGGAGAACCACGAGTTTAG
- a CDS encoding PD-(D/E)XK nuclease family protein, which yields MGAFYNPDRGADWNYGGRKWRLSRSKIDLFMECPRCFWLDNKLGTKRPPGYPLNLNIAVDTLLKKEFDIHRKNKTPHPFMEEYGIDAVPFQHKDIDLWRDNFKGAEFLHEPTGLTVSGAIDDVWVSPDGELIIVDYKATSKNGDVNLDAEWQDGYKRQMEVYQWLFRQNGFKVSDTGYFVYVNGRTDVDQFDGKLEFEIKLLPYTGKDTWIEPVLREIKACLESNTIPAIGKECDYCPYREVAGKKLLKVHTGQVGAKKTEEKPITVRKAKEPNDTSEDVKTDSLF from the coding sequence ATGGGAGCATTTTATAATCCGGACCGAGGAGCTGACTGGAATTACGGCGGTAGGAAGTGGCGTCTTTCTCGCTCGAAGATAGACCTCTTTATGGAGTGTCCTCGCTGCTTTTGGCTTGATAACAAGCTTGGTACGAAGCGTCCACCCGGATACCCACTCAACCTCAACATCGCAGTCGACACACTCTTAAAGAAAGAGTTTGATATTCACCGCAAGAACAAGACCCCACACCCATTCATGGAAGAGTACGGGATTGACGCAGTGCCATTCCAGCACAAAGACATCGATCTTTGGCGCGACAACTTCAAAGGCGCTGAGTTTCTCCACGAGCCAACCGGACTTACAGTTTCTGGAGCAATTGATGACGTGTGGGTCTCGCCAGACGGAGAACTTATCATTGTCGACTACAAAGCAACGAGCAAGAATGGTGACGTGAATCTCGATGCAGAATGGCAGGATGGTTACAAACGGCAGATGGAAGTGTATCAGTGGCTTTTCAGGCAAAATGGTTTCAAAGTCTCCGACACCGGCTATTTTGTCTACGTGAACGGACGCACCGACGTCGATCAATTTGACGGGAAGCTCGAGTTTGAGATCAAGCTCCTTCCATACACCGGCAAGGACACGTGGATTGAGCCGGTACTCCGCGAGATTAAGGCGTGTCTTGAGAGCAATACAATTCCCGCAATCGGAAAAGAATGTGATTACTGCCCATACCGCGAAGTTGCCGGTAAAAAGCTCTTGAAAGTGCACACGGGGCAGGTTGGCGCAAAGAAGACTGAAGAAAAGCCTATTACAGTAAGAAAGGCAAAGGAGCCCAATGACACGAGCGAAGACGTCAAAACCGATTCACTGTTTTAG
- a CDS encoding MGMT family protein — protein MFTKRVLDIVRNIPKGETLSYKEVAFRAGSPRAYRKVGSIMKANYDPNIPCHRVIKSDGSVGEYNRGKEQKYEKLKAEKAI, from the coding sequence ATGTTTACAAAGAGAGTACTAGACATCGTTCGAAATATTCCAAAAGGGGAGACGCTCTCGTACAAAGAAGTCGCTTTCCGTGCCGGCTCACCCCGCGCGTATCGCAAGGTGGGGAGTATTATGAAGGCAAACTATGACCCTAACATTCCCTGTCATCGTGTTATCAAGTCAGATGGCTCAGTGGGCGAATACAACCGCGGCAAGGAACAGAAATATGAAAAACTGAAAGCAGAAAAAGCCATTTAA